The following coding sequences are from one Ornithodoros turicata isolate Travis chromosome 1, ASM3712646v1, whole genome shotgun sequence window:
- the LOC135392866 gene encoding BAI1-associated protein 3-like translates to MEIGSGCELNVFHEALAEENRQELCGQCLRVIENCVGKPTRPYNATSGQMLQYVREVFGDVFDTATNLARESRGDSVRFQILVRIVQAEGIFGIGRTDTYCKVWVDERTKLVSATQKRTCTPRWDEEFLLDVQEPATSQLVIEVWKKDPNSIREAFSRLFHSDSVRSFFDSIHDLFASCFRPRNDEFVGRLCRLSREVPCVGNEEWHTMKNEAGQDSLTRIQVAIHFRSIPPAHFNVLNSIKGHFALSYLFLHHRVSRCARDALQWNKWEDCIDREGLTLLHQHSIYNNLQEVEKCYCYLLAVAEFRIKNYARINYAVAYLLFKELQLELQQARHQFISDSVARLIPAFAFHISVLLADFRQAFQLHDQRHNLDLSGVLSICTVMETIHPMHIIDSACNALRKNEEEWYRSLAQECSGMNDLSTVTFVLERIGSQQEKANMIFQQTWKETHTSITVDQLDVFFEQEVRSRVVRLCTAIHKSARENDELVEASLQMFTVIQAFVRKTLPFISSSRTNLRILRYREWFGAKVMVEWFTIASKCNKLVKVFVERDPLLPMNPNVKYGSSYKETVGAIHERFIKLWKLINWSNFSCALAFIDSIKKWVSLYAIKIEERVNTGFADESGDCVVSARLCVAINNLTAMMYYLQAIRSNILDSLVGTPQGLEQFIELDLKLQRATTCLASSEARVSNIVVQKIQPEIERHMSSVLQCENTVEQEIRVNLLQKHTMACVTALHSNLEAMAFKSVLRTLWKKVVLLLKQLMNKLQNWHFCTFQLNSVSFLGVSKMMERLPKCFVANDCGLSRAELNDDLSVLRNQLENLMRLFDIMTST, encoded by the coding sequence ATGGAGATTGGCAGTGGGTGCGAGCTGAATGTGTTTCATGAAGCGCTAGCCGAAGAAAATCGCCAAGAGCTATGTGGACAGTGTCTGCGGGTAATCGAGAACTGCGTCGGCAAGCCTACCAGACCTTACAATGCCACCTCTGGCCAAATGCTGCAGTACGTACGCGAAGTTTTCGGCGACGTATTTGATACGGCGACTAACTTGGCGCGCGAATCCCGTGGGGACTCCGTCCGCTTCCAAATCCTGGTGCGCATTGTTCAGGCTGAGGGTATCTTCGGCATTGGACGCACGGACACGTACTGCAAGGTTTGGGTGGACGAACGCACAAAACTCGTGTCGGCGACGCAGAAACGCACCTGCACGCCGCGCTGGGACGAAGAGTTCTTGCTGGATGTCCAGGAACCTGCCACCAGTCAGCTTGTTATAGAGGTTTGGAAGAAGGACCCGAATAGCATCCGCGAGGCTTTCTCCCGTTTGTTCCACTCGGATTCCGTACGAAGCTTCTTTGATTCCATACACGACCTATTTGCCAGTTGCTTCCGCCCGCGAAACGATGAATTCGTCGGCAGACTTTGTAGGTTATCGCGCGAGGTCCCTTGTGTCGGGAACGAAGAGTGGCATACCATGAAGAACGAAGCCGGTCAGGATTCGCTCACACGTATACAGGTGGCTATCCATTTTCGTTCCATACCTCCGGCTCATTTCAACGTGCTGAATAGCATTAAAGGTCACTTTGCTCTCAGTTACCTGTTCCTGCATCATCGCGTCTCTCGATGCGCGAGAGATGCGCTTCAGTGGAATAAATGGGAAGACTGCATCGATCGCGAAGGTCTCACGTTGCTGCACCAGCATTCAATCTACAACAATCTTCAAGAAGTTGAGAAGTGTTACTGCTATCTTCTGGCGGTCGCGGAGTTCCGCATCAAGAACTACGCCCGCATCAACTACGCTGTCGCTTACCTCCTCTTCAAGGAACTTCAGCTCGAACTCCAGCAAGCCAGGCACCAGTTCATCAGCGATTCGGTAGCCCGCCTTATACCGGCATTCGCATTTCACATCAGCGTGCTGCTGGCAGATTTTCGACAAGCTTTCCAGCTGCATGATCAGAGGCACAACCTCGACCTTTCGGGAGTGCTATCTATTTGCACGGTTATGGAAACCATTCACCCGATGCACATCATCGACTCTGCTTGCAACGCCTTGCGCAAGAACGAGGAAGAATGGTACAGGAGCCTCGCTCAAGAATGTAGCGGTATGAATGACCTTTCAACAGTGACGTTTGTGCTGGAGCGCATCGGTTCGCAGCAAGAGAAAGCCAACATGATCTTTCAACAAACCTGGAAAGAAACCCACACGAGCATCACAGTTGACCAGTTAGATGTCTTCTTTGAACAAGAAGTGCGGTCTCGTGTGGTGCGCTTGTGCACAGCTATTCACAAGTCCGCCCGCGAGAACGACGAATTAGTCGAGGCGTCCCTGCAGATGTTCACAGTTATTCAAGCATTTGTGCGCAAGACCTTGCCGTTCATATCGTCTTCAAGAACGAATCTTCGCATCCTAAGATATCGCGAGTGGTTCGGCGCGAAAGTGATGGTTGAGTGGTTTACGATTGCTTCAAAATGCAACAAGCTGGTCAAGGTGTTTGTTGAGCGTGACCCCCTTCTGCCCATGAACCCAAATGTCAAATACGGTTCTTCATACAAGGAGACCGTAGGGGCAATTCACGAGCGTTTTATCAAACTCTGGAAACTCATCAACTGGTCAAACTTCTCCTGTGCTCTCGCATTTATTGACAGCATCAAGAAATGGGTATCCCTGTATGCCATCAAAATAGAAGAGCGGGTCAATACCGGCTTTGCCGACGAGTCCGGCGACTGCGTAGTATCTGCGAGACTCTGCGTTGCAATCAACAATCTCACAGCCATGATGTACTACCTGCAGGCCATTCGCTCCAACATCCTGGACAGTCTCGTTGGAACGCCCCAGGGCCTAGAACAGTTCATCGAGTTAGACCTCAAGCTCCAGAGGGCAACCACGTGCCTGGCGTCATCTGAAGCCAGGGTTTCCAACATTGTTGTCCAAAAGATCCAGCCCGAAATAGAGAGGCACATGAGCAGCGTTTTGCAATGTGAAAACACGGTCGAGCAAGAGATCAGAGTCAACTTACTTCAGAAACACACAATGGCGTGCGTTACGGCACTCCACAGTAACCTCGAAGCCATGGCTTTCAAGAGCGTGCTTCGCACCCTTTGGAAGAAGGTCGTCCTACTGCTCAAGCAACTCATGAATAAGTTACAAAACTGGCACTTTTGCACTTTCCAGCTCAACTCTGTGTCCTTTCTCGGCGTCTCCAAAATGATGGAACGACTGCCCAAGTGCTTTGTGGCCAACGACTGCGGGCTCTCGCGGGCAGAGTTGAACGACGACTTGTCCGTGCTACGAAACCAGCTCGAAAACCTGATGCGGCTATTTGACATCATGACGAGTACGTGA